A region of Vitis riparia cultivar Riparia Gloire de Montpellier isolate 1030 chromosome 1, EGFV_Vit.rip_1.0, whole genome shotgun sequence DNA encodes the following proteins:
- the LOC117915625 gene encoding DExH-box ATP-dependent RNA helicase DExH15 chloroplastic codes for MNSLTLLSHPPHTTLRSSTLSTDEACPFLQPHSHSRALGFCFPKPLRPPAQISSRFRISYKFRRSLFPVEPQLSDVDEDDDDDDDEAADEYDDVPGEASDGVEEEIETSMATSEAPASRSDELKWQRVEKLCNEVREFGEELIDVEELASIYDFRIDKFQRLAIQAFLRGSSVVVSAPTSSGKTLIAESAAVATVAKGRRLFYTTPLKALSNQKFREFRETFGDNNVGLLTGDSAVNKDAQVLIMTTEILRNMLYQSVGMVSSGSGLFHVDVIVLDEVHYLSDIYRGTVWEEIVIYCPKEVQLICLSATVANPDELAGWISQIHGKTELVTSSKRPVPLTWHFSTKTSLLPLLDEKGKSMNRKLSLSYLQHYASGDNSYKDERSRRRNFKKRESDMSYSSFASIHGQSSLSKNDINTIRRSQVPQVMDTLWHLKARDMLPAIWFIFSRKGCDASVQYLEDCNLLDECEMSEVDLALKRFRLQYPDAVRESAVKGLLQGVAAHHAGCLPLWKSFVEELFQRGLVKVVFATETLAAGINMPARTAVISSLSKRGESGRIQLSSNELLQMAGRAGRRGIDESGHAVLVQTPYDGAEECCKLLFAGVEPLVSQFTASYGMVLNLLAGAKVTRRLSESNDLKVLQAGRTLEEARKLVEQSFGNYVGSNVMLAAKEELTKVEKEIEVLSSEVTDDAIDRKSRKLLSEMAYNEIANLQEELRAEKRLRTELRRRMELRRMSALKLLLKESENGHLPFVCLQYKDSEDVQHSVPAVYLGKVDSFDGSKVKNMVYTNDCFALNAVVTELNVDDTDSQPNGKPSYYVALGSDNSWYLFTEKWIKTVYRMGFPNVALAQGDALPREIMRALLDKADIQWEELAKSELGGLWCIEGSLETWSWSLNVPVLSSLSEDDEVLKMSQAYYEAVECYKEQRNKVSRLKKKIARTEGFKEYKKIIDMSRFTEEKIKRLKARSNRLSSRIEQIEPSGWKEFLQVSNVIHETRALDINTHIIFPLGETAAAIRGENELWLAMVLRSKVLLGLKPAQLAAVCGSLVSEGIKVRPWKNNSYIYEASTTVINVISLLDEQRNSLLQLQEKHDVQIPCCLDSQFSGMVEAWASGLTWREIMMDCAMDEGDLARLLRRTIDILAQIPKLPDIDPSLQSNAMTASNVMDRPPISELAG; via the exons ATGAACTCCCTTACTCTCCTCTCACATCCTCCGCACACCACGCTCCGCTCTTCCACCCTCTCCACAGACGAAGCCTGTCCATTTCTCCAACCTCACTCCCATTCTCGAGCCCTAGGGTTTTGTTTCCCCAAACCGCTCCGCCCACCAGCTCAGATCTCATCTCGGTTTCGAATCTCATACAAGTTTCGACGCTCACTCTTTCCGGTGGAACCTCAGCTATCCGATGTCGACGAGGACGATGATGACGATGACGACGAAGCCGCAGATGAATACGACGACGTCCCCGGTGAAGCTTCGGACGGAGTGGAAGAAGAAATCGAAACATCGATGGCTACATCTGAGGCGCCTGCGTCTCGGTCTGATGAATTAAAGTGGCAGAGAGTGGAGAAGCTCTGCAACGAAGTCAGAGAGTTCGGCGAAGAGCTGATTGATGTCGAAGAACTAGCCTCCATTTACGACTTTCGAATTGACAAGTTTCAG AGGTTAGCAATTCAAGCGTTCTTAAGAGGTTCATCGGTTGTAGTTTCCGCCCCGACAAGCAGCGGTAAGACTTTGATTGCAGAATCTGCAGCTGTTGCCACAGTAGCCAAGGGAAGGAGATTATTCTACACAACTCCGCTTAAGGCATTATCGAATCAGAAATTCCGCGAGTTCCG TGAGACCTTCGGTGATAATAATGTTGGCCTTCTTACTGGAGATTCTGCAGTCAACAAAGATGCTCAAGTTTTGATTATGACCACAGAGATCCTGAGAAACATGTTATATCAGag TGTTGGAATGGTTTCTTCTGGGAGTGGGCTTTTCCATGTGGATGTAATTGTTTTGGATGAAGTGCATTATCTAAGTGACATATATCGGGGTACGGTCTGGGAAGAGATA GTTATATATTGCCCAAAAGAAGTTCAACTTATTTGTCTATCAGCTACAGTTGCAAATCCAGATGAGCTGGCTGGTTGGATTAGTCAG ATACATGGTAAAACTGAGTTGGTCACATCATCAAAGCGTCCTGTTCCATTGACTTGGCACTTTTCTACAAAGACTTCTTTGTTACCTCTTCTTGACGAGAAGGGAAAAAGTATGAATAG GAAGCTGTCTCTCAGTTATTTACAACATTATGCTTCAGGAGATAACTCTTACAAGGATGAGAGATCTAGAagaaggaattttaaaaaacgtgAAAGTGACATGAGCTACAGCAGTTTTGCTAGCATTCATGGACAATCCTCTCTTTCAAAGAATGACATAAACACAATTCGTCGTTCGCAA GTTCCTCAAGTTATGGATACATTATGGCACCTTAAGGCAAGGGATATGCTGCCAgcaatttggtttatttttagcAGGAAAGGATGTGATGCATCTGTTCAGTATCTTGAAGATtgcaatctcctagatgagtgTGAAATGAGTGAGGTTGATCTGGCCTTGAAAAGGTTCCGTCTTCAGTATCCTGATGCTGTCAGGGAGTCTGCTGTAAAAGGCCTTCTGCAAGGGGTTGCTGCACATCATGCTGGATGTCTACCCCTGTGGAAATCATTTGTAGAAGAGCTGTTTCAACGAGGACTTGTTAAGGTTGTCTTCGCTACAGAGACACTTGCTGCTGGAATCAATATGCCTGCTAGGACAGCTGTTATTTCATCTCTCAGCAAAAGGGGTGAAAGTGGACGTATTCAATTGAGCTCAAATGAACTGCTTCAAATGGCTGGGCGTGCTGGACGTAGAGGTATTGATGAAAGTGGACATGCGGTGCTTGTTCAGACCCCCTACGATGGTGCTGAAGAATGCTGCAAGCTTCTCTTTGCTGGGGTTGAACCTCTTGTTTCACAGTTTACTGCTTCATATGGAATGGTTCTGAATCTTCTTGCA GGTGCAAAAGTTACTCGTAGATTGAGTGAATCCAATGATTTGAAGGTTCTCCAAGCAGGACGAACTCTGGAAGAAGCTAGGAAGTTAGTTGAGCAAAGTTTTGGAAACTATGTTGGGAGCAATGTTATGCTTGCTGCAAAAGAGGAGCTTACAAAAGTAGAGAAAGAGATTGAGGTGTTGTCTTCAGAAGTTACTGATGATGCTATTGATAGGAAGAGCCGGAAGCTGTTATCGGAGATGGCTTATAATGAGATTGCTAATCTGCAGGAAGAATTAAGG GCAGAAAAACGCTTGAGAACTGAGTTACGAAGAAGGATGGAATTGAGAAGAATGTCTGCCTTGAAACTACTATTGAAGGAGTCAGAAAATGGACATTTGCCTTTTGTGTGTTTGCAATATAAAGATTCTGAGGATGTTCAACACTCAGTCCCTGCTGTCTATTTAGGGAAGGTTGATTCATTTGATGGTTCAAAAGTCAAGAACATG GTCTATACCAATGATTGTTTTGCACTAAATGCAGTAGTGACAGAGCTAAATGTTGATGATACTGACAGTCAACCCAATGGCAAACCATCTTATTATGTGGCTCTTGGTTCAGATAACTCTTggtatctatttacagaaaagTGGATTAAAACAGTTTATAGAATGGGCTTTCCTAATGTTGCCTTAGCTCAAGGTGATGCCTTGCCTCGGGAAATTATGAGGGCACTTCTTGATAAGGCAGACATACAGTGGGAGGAGCTTGCTAAGTCTGAACTTGGAGGTTTATGGTGTATTGAAGGATCCCTAGAGACATGGTCTTGGAGTTTAAATGTGCCAGTTTTGAGTAGCCTTTCTGAAGATGATGAG GTGTTAAAAATGTCTCAAGCATACTATGAAGCTGTAGAGTGCTACAAGGAGCAAAGAAATAAAGTTTCACGTTTGAAGAAAAAGATAGCACGCACAGAAGGGTTTAAAGAGTACAAGAAGATTATAGACATGAGTAGGTTCACTGAGGAAAAGATTAAACGCTTGAAGGCTAGATCAAATCGTTTGAGTAGTCGAATAGAGCAAATTGAACCATCTGGTTGGAAGGAGTTTCTGCAG GTCAGCAATGTCATACATGAAACTAGGGCATTGGATATCAATACACATATAATATTTCCTCTTGGGGAAACTGCAGCTGCAATTCGGGGAGAAAATGAACTCTGGCTTGCAATGGTTCTTCGGAGTAAAGTCTTACTGGGTTTAAAACCTGCACAACTTGCTGCAGTATGTGGAAGTTTAGTTTCTGAAGGGATCAAAGTTCGTCCTTGGAAAAACAACAG CTATATATATGAAGCTTCCACTACTGTAATCAATGTCATCAGTCTTTTGGATGAGCAAAGAAACTCCCTTTTGCAACTTCAAGAAAAACATGATGTACAG ATACCTTGCTGTTTGGATAGCCAATTTTCTGGAATGGTTGAAGCCTGGGCATCTGGTTTAACTTGGAGGGAAATTATGATGGATTGTGCAATGGATGAGGGAGACCTAGCTCGCCTCTTACGGCGTACAATTGATATATTGGCTCAG ATTCCCAAATTGCCTGATATTGACCCATCGCTGCAAAGCAACGCAATGACTGCATCCAATGTGATGGACCGCCCTCCAATAAGTGAGCTGGCTGGATGA